One Falco naumanni isolate bFalNau1 chromosome 15, bFalNau1.pat, whole genome shotgun sequence DNA segment encodes these proteins:
- the ZNRF1 gene encoding LOW QUALITY PROTEIN: E3 ubiquitin-protein ligase ZNRF1 (The sequence of the model RefSeq protein was modified relative to this genomic sequence to represent the inferred CDS: deleted 1 base in 1 codon), giving the protein MGGKQSTAARSRGPFPGVSTDDSAVPPPGGGGGAPPFGHYRAGGGGGAMGLRSRSVSSVAGMGMDPAAAGAVPFGLYAAAARAAGEAERAPGGGGGGPGSDSTYAHGNGYQETGGGHHRDGMLYLGARASLADALPLHIAPRWFSSHSGFKCPICSKSVASDEMEMHFIMCLSKPRLSYNDDVLTKDAGECVICLEELLQGDTIARLPCLCIYHKSCIDSWFEVNRSCPEHPSD; this is encoded by the exons ATGGGGGGCAAGCAGAGCACGGCGGCCCGTTCGCGGGGCCCCTTCCCGGGGGTGTCGACGGATGACAGCGCCGTGCCGCCGccgggaggaggggggggggcc CCTCCCTTCGGCCATTaccgggcgggcggcggcggcggtgccaTGGGGCTGCGCAGCCGCTCCGTCAGCTCGGTGGCCGGGATGGGCATGGacccggcggcggccggcgccGTCCCCTTCGGGCTGtacgcggcggcggcgcgggcggcgggggaggccgAGCgggccccgggcggcggcggcggcggtcCGGGCTCCGACTCCACGTACGCCCATGGCAACGGTTACCAGGAGACGGGAGGCGGTCACCATAGAGACGGGATGCTGTACCTGGGCGCCAGGGCCTCGCTGGCCGACGCGCTGCCCCTCCACATCGCACCGCGGTGGTTCAGCTCGCACAGCG GTTTCAAGTGCCCCATTTGCTCCAAATCTGTGGCTTCTGACGAGATGGAAATGCACTTTATCATGTGTCTGAGCAAACCTCGCCTCTCCTACAACG aTGACGTGCTGACCAAGGACGCCGGCGAGTGCGTGATCtgcctggaggagctgctgcagggggacaCGATAGCCAGGCTGCCCTGCCTCTGCATTTATCACAAAAG CTGTATAGACTCATGGTTTGAAGTGAACAGATCTTGCCCGGAGCATCCTTCTGATTGA